Below is a window of Rhodamnia argentea isolate NSW1041297 chromosome 11, ASM2092103v1, whole genome shotgun sequence DNA.
ACCTTTTCACAGTGCCTGCACTGCTGGTCAAAACTAAGGTGAGAAGCAGCTTCCTTGGTGCTTAGTCTAGCATTTTTTCCGACTATAACCCAATTTTTGATGAAGCTACTGGAAGGAGAtttatcatatgaaaaaaaagaatgaacagTTAAAGCTGACTAGCTGCAACTgaagaagaattagaatattCTTTAACACCCCAACCTTGAATTATCTCCATCTGCATTCTCCATGCTCATCAGTGCGCGAATGCCTCCGCAACAACTGTGGCCACTCACTAGTATATTTTTCACCTGTGCAAAGAAACTATTACTTGCCAAATCTAAATTATgagaccagaaaaaaaaaaaaaaacctaaatgcACAAGAAGAGTGTAATTCTTATAATTCCGATTCGATCACAATCTCATCAAACTTTTCACCTAAGATACAGTCATGCAATTTCAACATTTCGCCTGTACCTTCAcatcaacaaaaaagaaacaaatatcaTCATTATCCCTACCACCATACATAATTATCCTCCCTGTCTCATAATACTCAAAGTTCTTCtaagggaaaattttcttcaATGAAATAAATCTTCCCTAAAATTCCTCAAGTTCTGTCGAGAGCTTCACAAGTAAACAGCACCGAAATTTTAGGTGAAATTTCCCTCTGAACTCTACAACAAGGGACAATGACTTCATGGTACAATTTTTACTATGATCTTTCACAATATGTACCACAATAATGAAGGCAAGCATGCCATGAGGTCAAATTACTTACTTTAAGAGAATTTACAGCAAATTCTAGAGCAGCATTGGTTTCTGATGGTCCGCTCTGCAcaaacaatggaaaaagagGAAGGAAGTACAGTTATGATATTCTTACAACTACACAGCAGACCTGATGCCTCCCATTCCACACCAAAATCTCCATATTCAAGTCATCAAACAGTAtaacaactttaaaaaaaaggagaaaacccaaaacaaagaaaaccaaTGCAAAAGGCCAAGTACGCACCTCAAATGGCGGCACAAGATTTGCCACATTCCGAACCATGAAGGCCTCCCCAGGTTCCAATCCTAGGATGACTGAGGGACAAACCCTGGAATCTGCACAAGCAATCACCATAAACTGTCGCTTGGAAGAGTTAGTTCAAGAGATATATACCTCTTATTCTTAAGCAAGATATTTGAAGCAAAAAGCTGAAGACAATACATCAAATTGTTGAATAAgggaaaaatacacaaaaagtgGATGTCTATGTATACATTATAGCTATAGTATACCTCAGGTGCTTGACTCTTGGCAAGACGGCGATAAAACTCTAAATTTCCCCTGCTTGCAGAAAATAAGATATGCCTAAGCGTCACTGCTCATCATAATGCATAAAATTCCAGCTGTCAATACAAGCAAAACATAGTTAAGTAAGAAGCTCTTACAAgtatttcttctctttaaaaGTCAGAAACCGTTGCTTCATCTCACTGAACGAGTCATATCCTTCTGTTTGTTCTGCAGTCTTGCATTCATCTTTCCTAATTCCCTGCATCAGTTCTGGAGTCTCCTTTGATGCATTCATTCTTAAACCCTGCTTCTTCCTGCAAACAATCAAGCAAAACATGTGCAGGGCAAAAACATTCGTATCAGCTCATTGCAGCCAAAGATTTGGTCAGGCATGGAcaccaacaaaaaagaaacattctTATCTCTTAGGATCAACCCTGACTGTTGCATTGTAGTCGTGCGTAATCATAAGTGCACAACTTCTCCTAAAAATAAACCACCAATTATAATAATTAGAATACTTTCTACT
It encodes the following:
- the LOC115747362 gene encoding beta carbonic anhydrase 5, chloroplastic isoform X2, with translation MANLAPSFVSSPSDSCRGSLRTSRISAIKLKVRETEQTHLNLGSSSRKKQGLRMNASKETPELMQGIRKDECKTAEQTEGYDSFSEMKQRFLTFKEKKYLGNLEFYRRLAKSQAPEFMVIACADSRVCPSVILGLEPGEAFMVRNVANLVPPFESGPSETNAALEFAVNSLKVKNILVSGHSCCGGIRALMSMENADGDNSSFIKNWVIVGKNARLSTKEAASHLSFDQQCRHCEKESVNRSLLNLLTYPWIEEQVMRGNLSLHGGYYDFVDCTFEKWTLDYYKTISRGNKDMIAVKGRSFWS
- the LOC115747362 gene encoding beta carbonic anhydrase 5, chloroplastic isoform X1, which encodes MANLAPSFVSSPSDSCRGSLRTSRISAIKLKVRETEQTHLNLGSSSRKKQGLRMNASKETPELMQGIRKDECKTAEQTEGYDSFSEMKQRFLTFKEKKYLGNLEFYRRLAKSQAPEFMVIACADSRVCPSVILGLEPGEAFMVRNVANLVPPFESGPSETNAALEFAVNSLKVKNILVSGHSCCGGIRALMSMENADGDNSSSFIKNWVIVGKNARLSTKEAASHLSFDQQCRHCEKESVNRSLLNLLTYPWIEEQVMRGNLSLHGGYYDFVDCTFEKWTLDYYKTISRGNKDMIAVKGRSFWS